AATGACGGCCCGCTTTTTCCTCGCCGATTTTCTCGGCGAACTTCCCGGCGAGGCCGACGGGCCAGGCGAACACGCTCTGCAGTGGGTCGACCCGCGCATGCGTAGCGCCGATTTCTTTCATGCGTGCCACGCTTGGGCCGCGCTGCAAGGCTTGCCCGCACCGAAAACTCGCTAAAGGCTCGGCTACTTCAATCGCCCGAGCAGGAACATCACGATGAGCGAGAAGAAGAGGAAGAGCGTGGCGAGCATGCCGACGTTCGCCATCGTCGCTTGGCGGCGATTGCCCAACACCGCTTCGCGGCTCCATTCGACGAGCTCCTGTTCTTCCTTGAGCTTGTCGATCACCCCTTTCGCAAACGCTTGACGATCGGGCGTGTCGCCCGTCGCAGCGAGATAGCAACCGCTGAACAGCAGAGAGTCGCGACGAGCCGAAGGGGTGGTTTCGCAGCCGAATCCGCCGGCCAGCAACTCCGAGAGTCGGGTCTTCCAACCGCAACGCACCTTCGAGAGCAACTCATACAGCCGCATATTGCCCGGCCGGGTGAGCGCGTTCTCTTCGCGGAACAAGGCATACGCCCAATCTTCAAACGCGCCGCAGACATGCAAGCTCAGCGCGGCGAGTTCTTCCTTCGTCGGAAACGCCCGGACGTCGAACTTGCGGCCGAACCGCTGCGACGCGGCCCGTTCCTTGCCGACGCGGCGTACCAACTCGCGGAAGCCGCGCTCGCGCTCGAGGCCGACGATGAGCGCCGTGACCGGAGCGCGGAGCTGCGTCGAGAACTGCAGGGTCGCGAGGTCGGCCCGTAGGGCTTGCTGCTGCTCGTCCATTTCGGCCGCCGTCGAATGGATCGACTCGAACGGAATGAGCGCGAGCACGCCGTTCATCGGGCAGACCGGAGTTCGGGCTTTGCGCAACAGGTTGCCGACGTAGCGCAGCTGCTGCAAGCAAGCGGCCGAGTATTGCGGCGCGACCAACACCGGCTCGATGCCGACCGGCGTTTCGAGCTCGCTCCGTTCGTACGACGTCGTATACATCACGACGTCTTGCGGCGGACTCGGCGCAGCCGGAGCGGCGCCGCCGAACGTAATGTCGCTCGCGCTCGGGCCGGCCGGCGATTCGAGGTTCGGCAACGCGGGCTGGCCGGTCAGTTGGCGAAGCATCGAGGCATCGAGCATCATCGTGCCGCCGATCGGATTCGAGTCCGAGATCGCCTTCGGTGCCGGGAGCGGCGCCGGAAGCGTCGGCAGCGGTTGCACGGAAGGAGAGACATACGCAGCGGCCGGCGCGGCGGTCGTGCGCACGATATCGGGGATCACCGACGGCACCATCGAGATGTCGCCGGTCGAGATCCCCTTCGAGAGCGCTTCGGCCGTGAGCTCTTCGCGCAGCGCGGCCAGCGCGCTCGTCCAACTCGCATCGCTGCAGAAGAGATAAATCCCTTCGGAGTTCGCGTACCAATGTAGCGGTGCCGGGCCTTCCGGAACCCCTTCCACGCGCAGCGGCAACCCGGCCGCCGCGAGCAGGGCCTTCTCTTGTTGCTCGCCGCTCGAACCGACGACGACGTACAACGGCGCCGAAGTCAGCGTGATGCCGTTGGCCGTGAGGGCCTGCAGGCCGGCTTGCCAGGCGTAGTCGACATCGGGGAACCGTGCCTTCTCCCCTTCCATCCACCACTCGACGGTCTTCTTCACGACGAGCGGGATCACGACGACCAGCAGCAACACGAGCGCGACGCGCAGCGGGCTCATCGAGTGTCGCCACGGCACGTTGTTCGGATCGAGTAGGAACGCGGTCCAAACCGTGACGACGGTCGTGACGAGAAAGACGAGACTTAAGCAACCCGCGCAGCCCGGCGTGGTGACGGGCGTCAGCGCAAGCAGACAGCCGGACGCGCGAGGAATTTTTTCCTTCGGCGCGCCGCCGCCGGCATCTTCCGGCGCGTCTTCGGTTGCGTCTCCGTCACTCATCCCTGCTCTTGCCTTTCTGCCCTAACGACTCTTCGATTCCGACTTCCTTCGACCGCGATGGAAGCGCTCTCAGCGCGAAAAGAAGAGCGTGAAGTAAATCACGTTCCAGGCCCCGAGCATTCCGGCAAACAACCACGGCCACACGACCGAGGCCTTCGGCTTCACCGGCGGCGCGCCGTTGATGTCGCGTTGCGCCGCGGCCAGCGTCGGGCGGCCTTGGCCGAGCCGGATCGCGAGCGCGGTTTGCTTCGCCCAGGTCGCTAAGTTTTGCGGCAGCGCATGCTGCTGCGTGAGCATCGCCGCGAGCGCCGGATCGCGGTACAGTCCGCGAAAGCCGAGCACGACGCAGACGTAGTACACCTCGAGCGCGTCGCGGCGCGCCAAGGTCGACGATTCCTTCGCGTTGATGAAGAACTGTTCGCTACAGAGCCGGGAGCGAAACAGATCCATCTCCAAGACGTTGTTGCTCCACCACTCGCGCGAGGCCCAATTCGTTTCGACGAGCATTTCGTCGATCCACGATACGAGGGCGTACTTCGACAGATCCCATTCGCGCCCCGAGCCGACGATCGCCTCTCCCTGATCCAACAGCGCGCGAATACGAATCCGCTCGTCGAGCGGGTTCGGCGATTGACCTTCGGCCAATCGGTCGAGCAGCCCGAGCATGTGCAGCAAAACGGGATCGACTGCGAGCGAATGTTTCGGCGTCATACCTGTAGGGGAACGGCGAAAAGCGCGAACTTCATCGTCACCTTCCGGCCGAATGCCGAGACGACGAGGGTTTGCTCTCCTTGCAGTTTATCGAGGTTGAGAATCAGCGAGTCCTTCAAACGCATCGCCAAGCTTTGCGTCTGCTGTACGTCGTGCCAAGCCGGAGTGTCTTGCCGCGGCACCTCGAAATAAATCCAATCTTGTCGGGCCGGCAGTGCGCGAACGCTCCGCTCGATCACCGTAAGCTGCACGCCCGACGCACGATGCTTGAACAACAGCTCGACCTGCCGGCTGCTGCCGAGTTTCCAGTCGAGCTGCTGGAGCAAGTCCAGACATTCGCGCTGCGACAGGTCTCCCTTGTTCACGCCGATATACCACTGCCAATCGGAGTTGAACCAGCGCGGCTCGAGCGACACCTGCATTCCCAGACCGACGCCGATGAAGCTCCGCTGCTCGTATTCATAGTCGCGCACGGCGTTGATCAGCATCTCGATGCGCAAGCGAATCTCGGTGAAGACGCGCTGGAGATCGTCGTGGTCGTAAGGAGGCACGCCGGTCGCGCGGCGGTCGGGCCCGAAGATCGAAAGCTGTCCGACGATGCGGCACAACTCCGTATACGCTTCGCGCGGATGCACCCCTTGCGCAAAGGCCGTCACGCCGAGCGTGGCGTAAGCCGTGTTCAACACCGAGAGCATGAGAATGCGATCGGCATCGCCCGGCTCGTGGCTTTCCAGCCCGATGCCCCGATTCGTGATCTGTTGGCTGAGCATTTCGATCTTCCGGCCGATCAAGTCGTACGTCGCGCGGACGAGATCTTTGCCGAGCCCGGTCCAGGCTTCGATGCGCAACAGCGGCGGAATATAAGCGTCGTCGAGCTGCGGGGCCGCTTCCCCTTCGCTTACGCGCTTGATCTGCGCGAGCGGCAGGAGCTCGTAGCCCGACAGGTCTTGCGTCGAGAGGAGCAGGCGCACGTTCAGCCGGCGAAACTGAATCTCTTCGTCGTTGCCTCCCCAACTTTCGTCGTGGATCGAGGTCGAGGAATCGATGAACCGCGCGTCGCCCGGATTGTCGGGCGAGCCGACGTTCGTGCGCCCCAACACCGTGCGCGGAATCGCTAGATAGACGCGCACGGTCGCCGACTTGTCGAATGCCTCGCTCAGATCGGCGACGGCCTTCCCCAAACCGGAGATCGCTTCTTTAATGTCGAGCCGGTCGGGAGTTTGGCCCGAGTCGAGATCGACGAGCGTGCCGTCGCGCATACGGGCCTGAAGCTTGCGCAGCTCGAACTGATTGTTCGCGAGCGCTTCCTTGCTGAAGGCGATCTCGTGGAGCCCGTAGCTATAGGGATTGCTCCACTGCCCGGAGACTTGAACTTGCTCGGCCCAGTAGCGATCGGCAGCTTGAAAATGGTGCGGTCGGAGGAAAACCCCTTCGTACCAATGGACCGGAAGATTTCGCATCACGACTCCGCTTTTCCGAGCAACCCGCGACGAACAGTCCGCTATCACAAACGGCGTCGGCTAAGTGGTTTAGATGATAGCAGTATCGAATAATTGCGTAAACACGGAGCTTGGCACACTCCCGGGGCGCTGCGGCGAGCCGCTGCCGGCAATCGCCCGACGCCGGCAACGGAAAATCTTGCCCAAAACCTTCCGGCCACGCCCCGCTCATAACCGATACAACCGATAACCGTCGTCTCGATTGGTCTCTGGTTTCGTATCGATTTTCATTTCGGGCTTGGGTACTGCGTGCGCCGCGTCCGGTCGTTTCATTGCCGTGTCGGTCTGAGGTGGATGTTCGTCGCCGCGGCGATGAGCACCGCTCTCGGCGCGCACCTTGTCGTCGGGCAACAGCCGGTCGGCCCTGCCGCTCCTTCGCTCGAAGCCCCGTTCGTGCGCCGGCAAATCTTCGTCGGTCTGCCGACCTCGCAAGAAAGCGCGAGCGGACAACTCTTCTTGGCCCCGAACGTGAACGTCGGCAGCGTCGTGGCGACGGGTTCGGTCCCGGGGCAAGCGCAGTTTCGTCAGAGCGCGTTGAACGACGACGTGACGAGCCAAGTTTTGCAAACCAACTCCGAGCAAGACGCGAACCCACCTCCCGGTTCGATCCTCGGCCCGTCGGAAATCCTGCCCGGCCCCGACGGCATCTTCGCCGCTCCCGGCACGACGACGCCGATCTTCTCCGAAATCATTCAACAGCCCGCTCCGGTGCCGGTGACGGGCCTGCGCGCTTGGCTAATGAGCAAGCGTCCTACAGGAAGCGGCGGCCTCGGCCGCGAGCGACTCGCCTTCGCGCCGTTCGAGATCGACGTTTCCGCGCCGAACCCGAGCATGCGAGCGCGGCTCGTTTCCGTGCGCGGGGCGCAGTATCCGGATCGGGCCGAGTATCTTTGGGCCCGCACCGTCAACGGCCGCGGACCGAAGCTCGCCGAGTCGGGCCTCGACTATCAAGAGACGCGCTTCCAGATGGAACTCGGCAGCAAGCGCTTTTCGACGGCCACGGAGATTCCGATTCGCTTCACGAATCCCGATGTGAATCAAAACCATACGAGCATCGGCGACATGAACCTCACGGTGAAGACCGTGTTGCTCGACGGCAAAGTGTGGCAGATCACGCAACTGTTCCGGAGCTTCTTCCCGACCGGCTCGCCGAGCATGGGGCTCGGGACCGGCCACGTTTCGTTCGAGCCCGGCTTCCTGGCGCGCTACAACTCCTGCGACAAGACCTATTACCACGGCCAGCTCAAGTACTTCTTCCCGGTCGGCGGCGATCCGATGTTTCAAGGGCAAGTGCTCACATACGGGGTCGGCATGAGCCACATCTTGTTCGACAGCGACGACTTCTGCGTGCTGCCGACGATGGAGCTCGTCGGCAACTACATCGCCAACGGATTGCGAACCCAGCCGAACGGCGTCGTCGCCGATGCCGCCGGAGAACACATCTTGGCTCTCTATCCCGGCTTCCGCGTAGCGCGCGATCGCGGCAGCGAACTCGGCCTGCTCGAATGGGGCATGAGCATGGGGCTGCCGATCACCGGCCCACGCTTCTACGACAGCATCTTCCGCTTCGACTTTCGCGTCCATTTCTAAGCGGGTTGCAACACTGCACGGCCCGACGACTTTGGGATAAACTCGTAGCCGTCGCTACGTTTCATCCCGTCTCCTTCGTCGAACGCATTGCCATGTCCGACGCGAATCCTGCTCGCGATGCTCAGCGCAACCCCTCGTCGGCTCCCGACGAAACGTTGCTCTTATCCCTCGAGCTGCAAGCGCAGCTCCGGCTCCGGCCCGACGACGCGCGCCTCCGCTACGAAGCCGGCGAACAGCATCGCCGCGGCGGGCGCCTTCAAGCCGCGCGCGCCGAATTCGCCGAGGCCGCGCGGTTGGCCCCTCGGGTCTCCGCGGCCCATTTCCAATTGGCGAATGCCGACTACGCCCTCGGTCGCTTCGAGGAGGCGGTCGCCGCTTACGAGCGGTCGCATGAACTCGATCCGCAAGCTTCGACCGCAAACAACCGAGGCAACGCGCTCGCGCAAGTCCGGCGCATCGACGACGCAATCGGGGCATTCGAGGCGGCCCTGCGGCTCGATCCGGAGTTCGTGCCGGCCTACGTGAACCTCGGCCAAGCCTACACGGCGCGGGGCGAGTTCCAGCAAGCGATGAACTTCTTGATGCAGGCCCTCTCGCGCAACCCGCAACATCCGAAAGCGCAGGCTTTGCTCGGCGATGCGCTATCGGGCCTCAACAACTTCGAGTCGGCCGTCGATTGTTATGCCTACGCGGTCCGGTCGAATCCCGACGACGTCGATGTTCGGACCAGCCTCGGCGTCGCCCTCACGCGACTCGGCCGGTTCAAGGAAGCGGCGGAGCATTACACGCTTGCGCTGCAGCGCCGGCCCGACGATCCGCTCTTGTTCAACAACCTCGGCGAAGTGAATCGGGCCCGCGGACAAATCACGGAGTCGCTCTTTTGTTTCTACAAAGCGCTCGAGCTGAACCCGCAGCTCGCCGAGACGCACAGCAACATGCTGCTGACGATGCAATACGATGCGTCGGTATCGTCGGAGCAGTTGCACCACGAAAGTCTGTTCTGGTCGCAACGCCATGCCGCGCACATCCCGCGCACCACACACACCGGTCGCGATCGCAATCCCGAGCGGAAGCTGCGCGTCGGCTTCGTGTCGGCCGATCTCGGTCGGCATCCCGTCGGCCGATTCCTTGAGCCGGTGCTCAAGCATCGCGACGCGACCGGCTTCGAGACGTTTTGTTACTCCGTCGGGCAGATCGAAGACGAGCAGACCGCGATCCTGAAGACAGCCGCCGATCATTGGATCACCGCAGCGGGCCTCTCAAACGACGCGCTGATCGAGCGCATTCGCACGGATGAAATCGATCTCTTGATCGATCTCGCCGGCCATACGGCCGACCACCGGCTCATGGTATTCGCGGCGAAGCCTGCGCCGGTGCAAGCCGCCTGGGCGGGCTACTCCGGCACGACCGGCCTTAAGGAAATCGACTACGTGATCGCCGATCGGTGGACGGTGCCGCGTGAGGAAGAACCTTACTTCGCGGAGCGCGTCGTTCGGCTGCCGAACTGCTATGTCTGCTTGACGCCGCCGGAGCCGGACGTGCCTGTCGCCCCCTTGCCCGCGACGGCGAGCGACCGGATCACGTTCGGCTGCTTCAACAACTTAGCGAAGATGACGCCCGCGGTCGTCCAACTGTGGGCCGACATCTTGCGAGCCGTGTCGGGCTCGCGGTTGTTTCTCAAGACGAAGGCGCTCGGCGATCCCGGCGTGCGCGAGAATGTCGTTCGGATGTTCGGCGAACAATTCATCGGGGCGGATCGGCTGCGCCTCGAAGGTTCCGCGCCGCGCGAGCAACTCTTAGCCGCGTACGGCGAAGTCGATATCGGACTCGATCCGTTTCCGTTCAACGGCGGCCTCACGACACTCGAAGCGCTCTGGATGGGAGTGCCGGTCGTATCGCTGCGCGGGAACCGCTTCGTCGGCCATGCCACGGAAAGCTTTTTGCAAAACATGCAGCTCGGCGATTGGGTTGCGGCGACCCGCGCAGAGTATCTCGCAACGGCGCAAGCCTGGGCCGGTGATCGCGCACGGCTCGCGGAACTGCGCAGCACCTTGCGCGACCGGATGCGAAACTCTCCGCTCACGGCCGCGGAGCCGTTTGCGCGCAGCTTCGAAGCGGCGCTCCGGACGATGTGGCATGCTTGGTGTCTGGAATCGGCTTAGCGAATTCCCGATTTTTCTCCGCGCGTGCGGGTGCTGACCGCTCGGGCGGCGTTTGTTAAAATGCCGACCATGTCGAAAAAAGAAAACGAAGAAGAAGGCGAAAACGAAGGTTGGATCGACTGGTTCGAAGAGGCCGCCGGATTTTGGATCGGCGTGGCGGTCATCGGGTCGAGCCTCGTCGTGCCGGCCGTGTTTTGGATCGCCACGAAGTTCTTCGGTTGGGAACCTCCCGAGTTCATCAACGAATGGATCGACTATTTCGGCGCTTAGCCGGCCGCGCGTTTTGTTTTTCGTCTCGCCGCCTCTTGCAGTTTTTCGGAGATGTACGATGCGCTATGAAATGAGTTTCGGCGACCTGGGTGCCGCGAAGTCGCTGCCGCCGGCCGCGACGACCAAGTTTCGCATCGCCATCCTCGGCGACTTCTCCGGCGCAGGGAACTCCGGCCGCTTAGACACAGGCGACGACCTCGCCGCGCACAAGCCGCAATCGGTCGACGTCGACAACTTCGACACGATCTTGAAACGGATGAAGATCAAGCTCCACCTGCCGCTCGCGGCCGACGGCGGCGCGGTGGAAGTGCCGCTCGCCGAGATCGACGACTTTCATCCCGACCAGCTGTACGACAACGTCGAAGTGTTCAGCGAGCTCTCCGGCCTGCGCGACCGCTTGAAGAACAAGGGTTCGTTCGCGGCCGCGGCGAAGGAACTGCAAGCTTGGCGCGGCGAACTCGGCGACGATGCCGGCGCTTACGCCAAGCCGAAAGACCGCAGCTCGACGATGCCGCACGGCAAGCTGAGCGACTTCGCGCGGCTCGTCGGCAGCTCGGCCGAAGAGCGCGAAGAGACGCCGGCCGATGAGTTGATCAAGCAGATCGTCGGGCCGTTCGTCACGGCTGCGAAAGATCCTAAGCAAGATGAGATGGTCGCCGCGGTCGATGCCGCGCTCTCGGAAGCGATGTGCCGCGTGCTGCACCATCCCGATTTCCAAACCCTCGAATCGTTGTGGCGCTCCGTCGAATTACTCGTGCGTAAGCTCGACTCCGGCAGCAATCTCCAGATCGTGTTGTTCGATGTGTCGGCCGAAGAAGCCGCGGCCGATCTGAGCGCGGCCGAATCGCTGAACGAGACGGGCCTGTATAAGCTGCTCGTCGAGCAACCGGCGCTCGATGCCCAGCAAGGGGCGTTCGCGCTGATCGTCGGAGGTTACACCTTCGAGCAAACTCCGCCGCATGCCGAGCTGCTCGGGCGGATCGCGAAGATCGCGACGGCGGCCCGCGCGCCGTTTCTCGCGGCGATCAGCAACGACTGTATCAAGAAGCTCAAGCCGGACGAGATTCATCCGCTGATTAAGGAATCGTGGGAAGCGCTGCGCGGCTTGCCCGAAGCGAACTATCTCGGGCTCACGGCTCCGCGCTTCATGCTGCGCTGGCCGTACGGTAAGAAGACCGAGCCGATCGATTCGTTCGCCTTCGAGGAGTTTACTCGCCGCGAAGGGGTGAGCGGAATGCTGTGGGGCAACGGCGCGTTTCTGGCCGCGCTCTTGCTCGGCGAGACGTTTCAGAAGCAGGGGCTCAAGGCGATGAAGCTCGGCTCCGTGCTCACCGTCGGCGAGATGCCGTATTACTACTACACCGATTCCGACGGCGATCAGGTCGCGCTCCCCTGCACCGATCGGCTGTTGTCGGAAGCGTTGTGCCAGCATGTGACGGGCCAGGGCTTCATGCCGCTGGTGTCGATCAAAGGCCGGCCCGAGGTTCGGCTCGCGAGCTTCCAATCGCTTGCCGGCAAGACGATCTTCGGCCCTTGGTCGAGCGAACAAATTACGCCGTCGTCGATGTCGACCTCGGGCGGCGCGAAGCCTGCGGTGGCGGGGAGCGCGAAGCAGGCCGAACCGGAACCGGCCCCCGTGGAAGAGAGCGCCGCTCCGGCCGTCTCGGCAGCGGAAGCAGCGAGTGCCGATGCGGAACTCGACGCGCTCTTGGCCTCGCTCGGCAGCTCCGACCCGGCACCTGCGGCAGCGGGGGGAGACGAAATCGATCCCGAGCTCGCGGCCCTGCTCGCCGATTTGTAAAACCCGGCGGCGACCGTACGCGACCGAGCTATCTCCGATTTATCTCGAAGCCTCGTCCGCTTGTTCGGCCTCGGCTTTGTTTTCGAGCCGGAGGCGCATCGTGTGGATTTGCTTCTTGAGCCCTTCGAGCGTTTCGTCCATCGCCATGAACTCGTCGTCGTAGCTCCGCTCTTGGCCGGCGTCTTTCATATCTTTCAGATGCCGTTTCACGCTCTCGTCTTGCGCTTCCGACATGCTGCCGACGATGATGCCGATGAACAAGTTCAACATGATCATCGTGCCGAGGAAGACGAAGCTGATGAAATACAGCGGCGCAACATAAGGCCGAGCCTCGGGCTTCGTCGGAATATCGGTGATGTTCTCGAAGCCCGGATAGACGTTCGACCCGAGCATCTGGATGTCCATGATCGCGGTCCACTCTTCGAGCGTGACCACGCGAAACAGCGACAACATCGCGTTCGGCAAGTCGCGAAAGTGAACGGGATCGTTCGCACCGAACAGATGCACCCCCATTACGCCGTAGATGTAGAACGTGAGGAAGAGCAGGATGCCGACGTAGAACATCGACGGGATGCTCTTGATCATCGAGTCGGCGATGAGCTGCAAGCGCGGGATCGTGGTGACGAGGCGCAAGGCCCGAATCACGCGCGCCAACCGGAGCACCGTGGCGAAGCCGATATCGAGCGGCAACACGCAAATGACCGTGATGATGAAGTCGGCGACGTTCCAAGGATCGAGAAAATACTTATAGAACTTCGAGCCGTACTGCGCCATCTTCAGCCCGGCCTCGACGACGAAGGCCCAGACGATGATCGTGTTCAGGGCATCGAAGATGTGGTCGTATTTCGCGGTGAGCGACGGTGAAGTTTCCAACCCGACGAGCGCGCCGGCCGCGACGATCAACGCCAGCACGCCGTATTGAAACCCCTTGGAATTCACGAACAGACGAATTCGCTCTATCATCGCAACCCTTATTCGGAAACCGATTTTCTAAAACTTCGCACCGCAGAGAACGTACGCCGCAGCGAACGAAAATCTAACAGGCTCAAACCGCGGATTCCAGAGTCGCACGGGAGAAATAGCCTGAGTGCAGGCAGCGGAACATCGCTTCGATGCCGGCAGTCGAAAAGGATGAAAATCGATCGATCGATGGTTTTGCGAAACACGAGCTCGCACGACATCCGAAGTTGCAGGGTTGATAAGCAGGCGACGAACGGAGAAAATCGAAGTTCGCTTTGCTTCCGAATCGTGAAGGGACAGGCCTCTTGAACGCGCATCACAATATCCAGTTCTTGTTTTCCGCGATCTCGGTCGCCGCAATTCAGCAATACTTGTTCGAGCGCGGCTGGCGCACGCGCGAGGCACCCGGAACCGACCGGCTGTATTTCGAAAGAACCGGCAATGTGGGGGAAGAGGGCTCGACCGTTTGGAGTTGGGCGACGAACGAACATCCGAAGTTTCGCTCTCAGGTCCCGAACATCGTCTTCACGCTCAGCATTTTGGAAAGCCGTCCGGCGTTGGAGATCGCCAACGACATCTTCGCCGCTCGGAACGAAAAACCATCGCCGAAAGCGGAAGCGGCCGCCCTGCCGAAGCCGCCGGCTTCGACCACGGTAAGCAACGAAGCGACGTCGGAAACGATGCGGCGGTGCGTGCTGCGCTTGTCGCGGGCGACGGCGCTGATGATCCCCCTCGACGTGCTGGATGAAAAGGTCGACATCGCGGCCGGCGACGTCGTCGAGATCGTCTATTTCGGGGCGACGAATTCGGAGCTCGATCTCGAAATCGGCGACGGCGTGATCCAGGTTCGCATTCCGCAATCCGCCGGCGTGCGGCTGCTGCAAGGAGTCGCCAAGCCTTGCCTCGGCGAGCGCTGGTCGGCGATGCGCATCGTGCGTGAGGAGCTCACGCAACTGGAGGACGTCGGCGAAAGCAAAGCGGCGGCGGAACTGCTCGACGCTCTCGGCCCGACCTTGGCCCGCATCGACTTCGAGCTTGAGCCCGCCGGCGAAAGCGGCGCGAGCATGCAGAACGCGATTCGTCGCCAAGCGGCGGTGCTCGCGAGTGGGCTCGCCCGCCGGCTCGACGATACGCCGCGAGCCCGGCAGGTCGTGTGGCGAGCGTGCGCGAAGCTGATTTATCCGGTCGGCTTGCGCTTGGAGCTGACGAACGTCTCGGTCGACGAGCTCTTTACCGCCGCCGCGACCGACGAAGAACTGAGCCCGCGGAAGACGCTCGCGTGGCTGAAGGAACACGGCGTGGCGATCAACGGCGAGTAGACACGCCGCGCGGCGGCCGCGCTAGCCGACCATGATCTTCGTCGTGGCGGGCTTCGTGATCTGAATCACACCGGCCCAGGTACACATGCATT
The genomic region above belongs to Planctomycetia bacterium and contains:
- a CDS encoding DotU family type IV/VI secretion system protein, which gives rise to MTPKHSLAVDPVLLHMLGLLDRLAEGQSPNPLDERIRIRALLDQGEAIVGSGREWDLSKYALVSWIDEMLVETNWASREWWSNNVLEMDLFRSRLCSEQFFINAKESSTLARRDALEVYYVCVVLGFRGLYRDPALAAMLTQQHALPQNLATWAKQTALAIRLGQGRPTLAAAQRDINGAPPVKPKASVVWPWLFAGMLGAWNVIYFTLFFSR
- a CDS encoding tetratricopeptide repeat protein; translation: MSDANPARDAQRNPSSAPDETLLLSLELQAQLRLRPDDARLRYEAGEQHRRGGRLQAARAEFAEAARLAPRVSAAHFQLANADYALGRFEEAVAAYERSHELDPQASTANNRGNALAQVRRIDDAIGAFEAALRLDPEFVPAYVNLGQAYTARGEFQQAMNFLMQALSRNPQHPKAQALLGDALSGLNNFESAVDCYAYAVRSNPDDVDVRTSLGVALTRLGRFKEAAEHYTLALQRRPDDPLLFNNLGEVNRARGQITESLFCFYKALELNPQLAETHSNMLLTMQYDASVSSEQLHHESLFWSQRHAAHIPRTTHTGRDRNPERKLRVGFVSADLGRHPVGRFLEPVLKHRDATGFETFCYSVGQIEDEQTAILKTAADHWITAAGLSNDALIERIRTDEIDLLIDLAGHTADHRLMVFAAKPAPVQAAWAGYSGTTGLKEIDYVIADRWTVPREEEPYFAERVVRLPNCYVCLTPPEPDVPVAPLPATASDRITFGCFNNLAKMTPAVVQLWADILRAVSGSRLFLKTKALGDPGVRENVVRMFGEQFIGADRLRLEGSAPREQLLAAYGEVDIGLDPFPFNGGLTTLEALWMGVPVVSLRGNRFVGHATESFLQNMQLGDWVAATRAEYLATAQAWAGDRARLAELRSTLRDRMRNSPLTAAEPFARSFEAALRTMWHAWCLESA
- a CDS encoding ion transporter — protein: MIERIRLFVNSKGFQYGVLALIVAAGALVGLETSPSLTAKYDHIFDALNTIIVWAFVVEAGLKMAQYGSKFYKYFLDPWNVADFIITVICVLPLDIGFATVLRLARVIRALRLVTTIPRLQLIADSMIKSIPSMFYVGILLFLTFYIYGVMGVHLFGANDPVHFRDLPNAMLSLFRVVTLEEWTAIMDIQMLGSNVYPGFENITDIPTKPEARPYVAPLYFISFVFLGTMIMLNLFIGIIVGSMSEAQDESVKRHLKDMKDAGQERSYDDEFMAMDETLEGLKKQIHTMRLRLENKAEAEQADEASR
- the tssK gene encoding type VI secretion system baseplate subunit TssK → MRNLPVHWYEGVFLRPHHFQAADRYWAEQVQVSGQWSNPYSYGLHEIAFSKEALANNQFELRKLQARMRDGTLVDLDSGQTPDRLDIKEAISGLGKAVADLSEAFDKSATVRVYLAIPRTVLGRTNVGSPDNPGDARFIDSSTSIHDESWGGNDEEIQFRRLNVRLLLSTQDLSGYELLPLAQIKRVSEGEAAPQLDDAYIPPLLRIEAWTGLGKDLVRATYDLIGRKIEMLSQQITNRGIGLESHEPGDADRILMLSVLNTAYATLGVTAFAQGVHPREAYTELCRIVGQLSIFGPDRRATGVPPYDHDDLQRVFTEIRLRIEMLINAVRDYEYEQRSFIGVGLGMQVSLEPRWFNSDWQWYIGVNKGDLSQRECLDLLQQLDWKLGSSRQVELLFKHRASGVQLTVIERSVRALPARQDWIYFEVPRQDTPAWHDVQQTQSLAMRLKDSLILNLDKLQGEQTLVVSAFGRKVTMKFALFAVPLQV
- a CDS encoding type VI secretion system contractile sheath large subunit gives rise to the protein MRYEMSFGDLGAAKSLPPAATTKFRIAILGDFSGAGNSGRLDTGDDLAAHKPQSVDVDNFDTILKRMKIKLHLPLAADGGAVEVPLAEIDDFHPDQLYDNVEVFSELSGLRDRLKNKGSFAAAAKELQAWRGELGDDAGAYAKPKDRSSTMPHGKLSDFARLVGSSAEEREETPADELIKQIVGPFVTAAKDPKQDEMVAAVDAALSEAMCRVLHHPDFQTLESLWRSVELLVRKLDSGSNLQIVLFDVSAEEAAADLSAAESLNETGLYKLLVEQPALDAQQGAFALIVGGYTFEQTPPHAELLGRIAKIATAARAPFLAAISNDCIKKLKPDEIHPLIKESWEALRGLPEANYLGLTAPRFMLRWPYGKKTEPIDSFAFEEFTRREGVSGMLWGNGAFLAALLLGETFQKQGLKAMKLGSVLTVGEMPYYYYTDSDGDQVALPCTDRLLSEALCQHVTGQGFMPLVSIKGRPEVRLASFQSLAGKTIFGPWSSEQITPSSMSTSGGAKPAVAGSAKQAEPEPAPVEESAAPAVSAAEAASADAELDALLASLGSSDPAPAAAGGDEIDPELAALLADL